The DNA sequence TTATGAACGCTTGATTTAGCTTTACCCAGTCTATTGAGTGTTCCTTTAATGCATAATTGAATATTGGGCTTTGTTCAGTCGGAGTAGGTAAAAATATTTTAATATCATTATCTTTATTTTCAATTCCTGTAATTGCTCGCAGTGGCATATCTGACCATTTTCCAAAAAATTTTCTTTTTTGATAGTGGTTTGGTTCTGTTACAACTTTATAGTGTGTCAGTAGATTGTTAGGCTCAGTTAAATATTTTATTAGTTGATAATCGTTCCTGATTTCTTTCTGAGAATAATTTAGTCTTACAATTGATCTAAAGAGATTTTGTAAAAGTCGATTATTTGAAAATGGGACGGATTGATTGTTTTTTGAGCCACAAATTACGCACTTTCTTCCCAGCCTGCTTGTGTCTTTGATATAGATTTTCAATTCCGAATGTTTAACACATTGATCACATAAATACCACATATAATTCCTCATAATGACGTATAACGAACTAGTCTACTCGACGTTTCCCGACCCTGAGTCCCGGAACGGGACGTTAGGGACTGGCACGTAGCTTGCGTATGCGAGCGAGTGACAGAAGGGAAATGTGGCGCAGCCCAAGTGAGGCCGTAAGTGCCGAAACGCAGTGAGTAGACGCTGTTATGCGCTGGACCGTTATTTATGAGAGACTTTTTGGTTTTTTAAAGGCAATCTAATATCGCCAACGAAAACATATCTGATTTTTCCAATGTTCATCATTTTATGAATAGATTGGCGAGACAATTTTAACTTCTTTGCCATTTCATCAACACTAATGAGATCCGCAGCAACGGTAACCTCTGCATCTTTTTTAGCTTTAAATTCAGCAATTGCAGCATTAATGTGATTCTGAGATTTTCTTGTAAGAATTCCGTCTTTGCAATTTTTGCAATAGTAACCTTCTATGTGATTTATTTTAAGGTTTCCATAATCTTTAATATTGAAATTTTCAGAGACATCAGTTTTGAAAACCATAGAATTTGTTTCACCACAGACAGGACAATCGATCCATTTTTTATCTTTCATATGTTTTCATCTCCTTTAAAAGAAATAACTAAAGTATTACTGTTCGAAATTTGGATTTTAATATAAAGTTTATAATTATTGCTTTCTTTTTTGTAAACATCGTGCCAGAGCAAATGATTATTATGAGAAGTCATTGATTTAAAAAAGTCTGAATTATGTAAATTGAGAACTTCATTAATAATTTCAGTCTCACCATATCCAAATTGTTCAATAGCCGTCTTTTGAGCATTTTTTGTAATAGAAAATTTTCCCTCGATTATCAGTTCTTTGATCTTT is a window from the Leptospira montravelensis genome containing:
- a CDS encoding type II toxin-antitoxin system MqsR family toxin: MEKRVCHYPLKKIKELIIEGKFSITKNAQKTAIEQFGYGETEIINEVLNLHNSDFFKSMTSHNNHLLWHDVYKKESNNYKLYIKIQISNSNTLVISFKGDENI
- a CDS encoding type II toxin-antitoxin system MqsA family antitoxin, with product MKDKKWIDCPVCGETNSMVFKTDVSENFNIKDYGNLKINHIEGYYCKNCKDGILTRKSQNHINAAIAEFKAKKDAEVTVAADLISVDEMAKKLKLSRQSIHKMMNIGKIRYVFVGDIRLPLKNQKVSHK